In Nerophis ophidion isolate RoL-2023_Sa linkage group LG03, RoL_Noph_v1.0, whole genome shotgun sequence, the following are encoded in one genomic region:
- the synm gene encoding synemin, with protein sequence MILLSKNATMLPFKRTFEGEKHQLQELNGRLAQYLSRSQQLERENARLMGEIKQLRQATVAEREPRYKAEMRELRRSLEQMCLEKSRAEVERERLWKELQEVRAQCGQQSAACRDISVDLRGCEKELRDAHKTNTSLQQRLVDLQNECAFLEERHRQGVEHLRRQVGSGPQAPCVLTQTYTGPASAEEVQCYARELSEGWMETLEVYQRKVEEMERTVQEEQALLSDLRSEKQQHAVQLDKLRTDAEKQGRLQARLEEELMLMQEKFGHDVGEYQMIIEQLERERNMMADAIGKKMQEHQHLLQVKMDLGMEVAAYRSLLEGERAGLQDPHRRVNQHSRERLLDIKMTGQPYTPRTTTRQSMDVRFTPPSSHLRRSPVVQPGSRSPSRVVPISLTTRTQNQSPASRRDMISFIKARSASSAAVPTSTEDKGAVKSGKQSQKSIRTEEKSKKVEQISLVENQTRSIKSSAAETTPRKVLSPGITSLDTKPMWMKEVDEPDKGDDKGFKEEGKSESTMETSEGKAFNSVSVEEIIEKVIKPAGLEAKDCSSGESNMTYHVEKTTQEDGSTKTQIVLESKVKEEVDVSVDSSLDQLLSQGVQNVSLEDIKDTATGSMIKNLLSGLQGQGSLQNRSVNVEIIEQAVESSGDEVTEKCFYEPSSYFQIEEMENEQDAQKSAADDMKTMVDPKSGSVPVHEVIKESETLYFTHDQEPEEYFVSTPDDNLSELEETCGITSYGHYGIVDDLSDERYYQEDRLPQSKAIVKEQDDYKFTPGERSFLRESIPECIIEEEIRVSPIVQESMMEFLREDSLAPKEQLRGALEKLQGSVSGPLRDELAYLTKVSGENPQNVAVDIKKVQKSSDSGTTTIVAELNVSQTLEDSGLLDDDDLSDEQIMEALRSSHLGSALQGGAREGYSFRISKEQQVMLGDEFDFTREGESTSVLTERQIQLGPSEKTFSIQMEGHSSHTEDSSDQE encoded by the exons atgattttgttGTCTAAAAACGCCACCATGTTGCCTTTTAAGAGAACTTTTGAGGGCGAGAAGCATCAGCTGCAGGAGCTGAACGGCCGGCTGGCCCAGTACCTCTCCAGGTCGCAACAACTGGAGCGGGAGAACGCGCGTCTGATGGGCGAGATCAAGCAGCTGAGACAGGCCACGGTGGCGGAAAGGGAGCCGCGGTACAAGGCCGAGATGCGGGAGTTGAGGAGGAGCCTGGAGCAGATGTGCCTGGAGAAGTCCCGGGCCGAGGTGGAGAGGGAGCGGCTGTGGAAGGAGCTGCAGGAGGTGCGCGCGCAGTGCGGCCAGCAGAGCGCGGCGTGCCgggacatcagcgtggatctgcGGGGCTGCGAGAAGGAGCTCCGGGACGCGCACAAGACCAACACTTCCCTCCAGCAGCGGTTAGTCGACCTCCAGAACGAGTGCGCCTTCCTGGAGGAGCGACACAGGCAGGGGGTGGAGCACCTACGGCGTCAGGTGGGCTCCGGGCCGCAGGCGCCCTGCGTCCTCACGCAAACCTACACCGGGCCCGCATCCGCGGAGGAGGTGCAGTGCTACGCCCGGGAGCTCTCCGAGGGATGGATGGAGACCCTGGAGGTGTACCAGCGGAAGGTGGAGGAGATGGAGCGCACCGTGCAGGAGGAGCAGGCCTTGCTGAGCGACCTGCGGAGCGAGAAGCAGCAGCACGCCGTGCAGCTGGACAAATTACGCACGGACGCGGAAAAGCAAGGGCGGCTTCAAGCGCGTCTGGAGGAGGAACTGATGCTCATGCAGGAGAAGTTCGGTCACGACGTGGGAGAATATCAG ATGATTATTGAGCAGCTGGAACGTGAGAGGAACATGATGGCCGATGCAATTGGTAAGAAGATGCAAGAACATCAGCATCTTCTGCAGGTCAAGATGGACCTGGGCATGGAGGTGGCTGCCTACAG ATCTCTTTTGGAAGGTGAGCGAGCTGGTCTTCAAGACCCCCATAGGAGGGTGAACCAACATTCAAGAGAAAGATTATTAG ATATCAAGATGACCGGCCAACCTTACACTCCAAGAACCACAACCAGACAGAGTATGGATGTCAGGTTTACACCACCTTCTTCTCATCTGAGAAGATCTCCTGTGGTTCAACCAGGGTCCAGAAGTCCCTCAAGAGTGGTTCCAATTTCCCTTACAACCAGGACGCAAAATCAGAGTCCTGCTTCGAGAAGGGACATGATCTCATTCATTAAAGCCCGGAGTGCCTCTTCTGCCGCTGTTCCCACTTCCACAGAAGATAAAGGAGCAGTAAAGAGTGGGAAGCAAAGTCAAAAGTCAATAAGAACGGAAGAGAAAAGTAAGAAAGTCGAACAGATCTCACTGGTAGAGAACCAAACTAGGTCCATCAAGTCCTCGGCTGCTGAGACCACACCGAGAAAAGTGCTCTCACCAGGGATTACAAGCCTGGACACAAAACCAATGTGGATGAAAGAGGTAGATGAACCAGATAAAGGAGATGACAAGGGGTTTAAAGAGGAAGGTAAATCTGAGTCCACGATGGAGACAAGTGAGGGAAAGGCATTCAACAGTGTGTCTGTCGAGGAGATAATTGAAAAAGTCATCAAACCAGCTGGTTTGGAAGCCAAAGATTGTTCCTCTGGAGAATCAAATATGACCTACCACGTAGAGAAAACTACACAAGAGGATGGCTCGACTAAGACCCAGATTGTGCTAGAGTCCAAAGTGAAAGAAGAAGTGGATGTTTCTGTGGACTCTTCCCTAGATCAGCTGCTGAGTCAAGGAGTGCAGAACGTATCTCTGGAGGATATCAAGGACACAGCGACAGGAAGCATGATCAAGAACCTGCTAAGTGGCCTTCAGGGTCAGGGTAGTCTACAAAACAGGTCAGTCAATGTGGAGATCATTGAGCAAGCAGTGGAGTCTTCTGGTGATGAAGTTACAGAAAAGTGTTTTTATGAGCCCTCGTCATATTTCCAAATTGAGGAGATGGAAAATGAACAAGATGCTCAGAAGAGTGCTGCTGATGACATGAAAACTATGGTTGATCCTAAGAGTGGATCTGTTCCGGTTCATGAGGTCATTAAGGAGAGTGAAACTTTATATTTCACCCATGACCAAGAGCCTGAGGAGTATTTTGTCTCCACACCTGATGATAATCTCTCAGAACTTGAAGAGACGTGTGGCATCACCTCATATGGTCATTATGGCATTGTGGATGACTTGTCTGATGAGAGGTATTATCAAGAAGACAGACTTCCACAAAGCAAAGCCATCGTTAAGGAACAAGACGACTACAAGTTTACTCCAGGGGAACGTTCCTTTCTCAGAGAGAGTATTCCTGAATGCATCATTGAAGAGGAGATTCGTGTTTCCCCAATAGTGCAGGAGTCAATGATGGAGTTCCTGCGAGAGGACTCTTTGGCGCCTAAAGAACAGCTGAGGGGTGCTTTGGAGAAATTACAAGGTTCGGTGTCAGGTCCACTAAGGGATGAGTTAGCTTATCTAACAAAAGTTAGCGGTGAAAATCCACAAAATGTGGCTGTGGacatcaagaaagtgcagaagtCGAGTGACAGCGGAACCACCACCATAGTCGCAGAGCTTAACGTCTCCCAAACTCTGGAGGACTCTGGGCTGCTAGATGATGACGATTTATCGGATGAGCAGATCATGGAAGCTCTGAGGTCTTCTCACCTGGGTAGTGCCTTGCAGGGAGGCGCAAGGGAGGGCTACAGCTTTCGGATCTCCAAAGAACAGCAGGTTATGCTCGGCGATGAGTTTGACTTCACGAGGGAAGGCGAGTCAACGTCAGTTCTTACAGAAAGACAAATACAACTAGGGCCATCCGAGAAGACCTTTAGCATTCAGATGGAGGGGCACAGCAGTCACACCGAGGATAGTTCTGATCAAGAATGA